In Thermospira aquatica, the following proteins share a genomic window:
- a CDS encoding ABC transporter substrate-binding protein produces MKRWWLFFTVGAVLLGCSPKKTEIVIGISKIVAHPALDAVEQGIKDELTEQNLPVTFDVQNANGDLNTAAAIANKFKSDKVALAVGIATPTAQALVNTLKTTPVVFSAVTDPVKAGLVTSLARGEKNVCGVSDMTPVKEQIQFFRKLKPIKRLGIIYTSSEANAVALADLTKAVCKELGIEVVETTVANSAEVKQAAQAIVDKVDGIYISTDNTVVSALSSVTSVAMAKKVPVMTADPTSATNADVLVAWGFDYYKMGRATGRMIADVLRGQKPSEIPVKFMTDPQDITLFINEDIAKQLGIQIPTEIISQASILVQNGKVITK; encoded by the coding sequence ATGAAAAGATGGTGGTTATTCTTTACTGTAGGAGCAGTTCTACTTGGATGTTCTCCCAAGAAAACGGAGATTGTTATTGGTATCTCCAAGATTGTTGCCCATCCTGCACTTGATGCAGTAGAACAAGGTATCAAGGATGAACTCACTGAACAGAATCTTCCGGTAACCTTTGATGTGCAAAACGCGAATGGGGATCTCAATACAGCTGCGGCTATCGCCAACAAGTTTAAGAGTGATAAGGTAGCTCTCGCTGTAGGTATTGCTACGCCTACCGCTCAGGCACTCGTCAATACCCTTAAAACAACCCCAGTGGTATTCAGTGCCGTTACCGATCCGGTCAAGGCTGGGTTAGTAACCTCTCTTGCCCGGGGTGAAAAAAATGTCTGTGGTGTCTCTGATATGACGCCGGTAAAAGAACAGATCCAGTTCTTCCGCAAACTGAAACCCATTAAACGGTTGGGTATCATCTATACTTCAAGCGAGGCAAACGCGGTTGCTCTTGCAGATCTCACCAAAGCGGTATGTAAGGAGCTCGGTATCGAGGTAGTAGAAACCACCGTTGCCAATTCTGCTGAAGTGAAACAGGCCGCTCAGGCTATTGTAGACAAGGTAGATGGAATCTACATAAGCACCGATAACACGGTGGTGTCTGCGCTCTCCTCGGTGACCAGTGTCGCCATGGCGAAAAAGGTCCCTGTTATGACCGCTGATCCCACATCAGCAACCAACGCCGATGTTCTTGTAGCATGGGGATTTGATTACTACAAGATGGGACGTGCTACAGGACGCATGATTGCCGATGTTCTACGAGGCCAAAAACCATCGGAAATCCCTGTAAAATTCATGACAGATCCACAAGATATCACTCTCTTTATTAATGAAGACATTGCAAAACAACTCGGTATTCAGATCCCCACAGAGATCATTTCCCAAGCCAGTATACTTGTTCAAAACGGCAAGGTTATAACCAAATAA